DNA sequence from the Bradyrhizobium diazoefficiens genome:
TCGGCTTTGCGGCTCATTGATGCGGTGATGCCGGTCGCCGACAGGACCGCCCGATAGTCCTGTGAAGCGTACTGCACGCCGCGATCGGAGTGATGGATCAATCCGGGCTCCGGCCGCTGCTGGCGGATCGCCATGGTCAGGGCGGATGAGACGAGTTCGACCTGCATGTGATCGCGATCGCCCAGCCGACGATTTTGCGGCTGAAGAGGTCCATAACGGCGGCCAAGTAGAGCCAGCCCTCTGCCGTCGGAATGTAGGTGATATCGGCAAGCCAGATCCGGTTCGGAGCCGCAGCTGCAAAGTGACGGTCGGATGAGATTTGGCGCGATCGGCAGGCCATGGCGGCTGTCGGTGGTCCGAACATGGCGCGGTGGTGCCATGATGGCGCGGATGCCGTGCCGATGCATCAAGCGTTCGATCCGGCCGCGACTGACGCCACGTCCCTGCGCCTGCATCGCGGCATGGATTCTCGGGCTGGCGTGGCGTCCGCCGCTGTCCTGATGAACCTGTCGGATCGAAGCCAGGAGCGCAGCTCCGGCAAAGATCGCGATCGACTCCTAAGAAACAGCCGGATCGGGGTCGCCTGGAATTGGCTGTAAGACGAAGCCCAGAGATTTGGCTCGGCGCTGAAGATTAGCGAGGACACGGCCGCGATATTGCTGTTCATAGTGATCCGCGCCGGGGTCTCTGTAGCGCATGCCATCCCGGAGGGTGTTGTAGAATATAACTGCGATCTTGCGGGCGGTCGCAGTGACCGCCTTTGACTTACCCGCACGTGAAGACAATCGGCGATAAAATGCACCGATCGCCGTATCGCTCCGCCCGACGGTTGGTTGCTGCCAACCTCAACAGTGCGGCCGCTCGACTGGAAGATCTCCGTGTGCGCGAGGACAACACCGTGCCGCCAGAGATTTTGTTGCCTGGTGCAAGGCACAGCCAGGAGGTGAAGTGCTTGGCGCTCGGCCATGCCCTCAGATCGGTGCCACACTCGCCGACGAGCTTCAATGCAAGTGATGGACCCAATCCATGGATCTCAGTCAGATCGACGCCGAGCACAACGTACAGCGCGGTCCTGACATCGAAGGTAGACGCGTTGACCTGTTTAGTCTTGATGCGTGGCTTGGATAGCTTTCCGACCGGCTTCGCGCCTTTATTGTTCAGTGCGGCGATCAGGACCTCAAGCTTGCGATCGCAGTCCAGCATCTTCGCGTGGTAGACGTCGTAGAGTTGCAGCGATTGGGTCAGCGCGAAGACATGTTCGTGCCGGTCGTTGCCCACCAGCGCCGCGCGGATGGTCGCGATGGATGAATGGCATCGCACGTCTCGATAGGTTGCCAAGACGTCAGGATTCCGCTCGCCTGCAACAATGGCTCGGATAATCCGCATGCCAGTTGCGCCCGTGATATGCGAGACCACATGATGGAGCTGCAGATTCATCTCCATCAGGGCCTTCTGCATATGCTGGTTATGGGCGGCGGCATATTCCACCAGCCGCTCCCGCTGGCGCAGATACGCGCGCAGGGTTGCGATCTCGGCATCAGGTCGGAAACTGCCGCGTAACAGGCTATAGGGATGAAGCTCGCGCAACCACGCGGCATCACTGACATCGGTCTTGCGCCCGGG
Encoded proteins:
- a CDS encoding transposase, giving the protein MSWQTGQNLRRDERRDGIHRGLLDPGLRDPAAAREMILVNARYAKNVPGRKTDVSDAAWLRELHPYSLLRGSFRPDAEIATLRAYLRQRERLVEYAAAHNQHMQKALMEMNLQLHHVVSHITGATGMRIIRAIVAGERNPDVLATYRDVRCHSSIATIRAALVGNDRHEHVFALTQSLQLYDVYHAKMLDCDRKLEVLIAALNNKGAKPVGKLSKPRIKTKQVNASTFDVRTALYVVLGVDLTEIHGLGPSLALKLVGECGTDLRAWPSAKHFTSWLCLAPGNKISGGTVLSSRTRRSSSRAAALLRLAATNRRAERYGDRCILSPIVFTCG